In Jaculus jaculus isolate mJacJac1 chromosome 4, mJacJac1.mat.Y.cur, whole genome shotgun sequence, a single genomic region encodes these proteins:
- the Zeb2 gene encoding zinc finger E-box-binding homeobox 2 isoform X2, with product MRESGVEHTWHNSEILQASVDGPEEMKEDYDTLGSEATIQATVNNGTVKNANCTADFEEYFTKRKLEERDGHVVSIEEYLQRSDTAIIYPEAPEELSRLGTPEANGQEENDLPPGTPDAFAQLLTCPYCDRGYKRLTSLKEHIKYRHEKNEENFSCPLCSYTFAYRTQLERHMVTHKPGTDQHQMLTQGAGNRKFKCTECGKAFKYKHHLKEHLRIHSGEKPYECPNCKKRFSHSGSYSSHISSKKCIGLISVNGRMRNNIKTGSSPNSVSSSPTNSAITQLRNKLENGKPLSMSDQTGLLKIKTEPLDFNDYKVLMATHGFSGTSPFMNGGLGATSPLGVHPSAQSPMQHLGVGMEAPLLGFPTMNSNLSEVQKVLQIVDNTVSRQKMDCKAEEISKLKSYHMKDPCSQPEEQGVTSPNIPPVGLPVVSHNGATKSIIDYTLEKVNEAKACLQSLTTDSRRQISNLKKEKLRTLIDLVTDDKMIENHNISTPFSCQFCKESFPGPIPLHQHERYLCKMNEEIKAVLQPHENLVPNKAGVFVDNKALLLSSVLSEKGLTSPINPYKDHMSVLKAYYAMNMEPNSDELLKISIAVGLPQEFVKEWFEQRKVYQYSNSRSPSLERNSKPLAPNSNPPAKDSLLPRSPVKPMDSITSPSIAELHNSVTNCDPPLRLTKPSHFTSIKPVDKLDHSRSNTPSPLNLSSTSSKNSHSSSYTPNSFSSEELQAEPLDLSLPKQMKEPKSIIATKNKTKASSINLDHNSVSSSSENSDEPLNLTFIKKEFSNSNNLDNKSTNPVFSMNPFSAKPLYTALPPQSAFPPATFMPPVQTSIPGLRPYPGLDQMSFLPHMAYTYPTGAATFADMQQRRKYQRKQGFQGELLDGAQDYMSGLDDMTDSDSCLSRKKIKKTESGMYACDLCDKTFQKSSSLLRHKYEHTGKRPHQCQICKKAFKHKHHLIEHSRLHSGEKPYQCDKCGKRFSHSGSYSQHMNHRYSYCKREAEEREAAEREAREKGHLEPTELLMNRAYLQSITPQGYSDSEERESMPRDGESEKEHEKEGEEGYGKLRRQDGDEEFEEEEEESENKSMDTDPETIRDEEETGDHSMDDSSEDGKMETKSDREEDNMEDGM from the exons TTAAGAATGCAAATTGCACAGCAGACTTTGAGGAATACTTCACCAAAAGAAAACTGGAGGAACGTGATGGCCACGTAGTCAGCATCGAGGAGTACCTTCAGCGCAGCGACACAGCCATTATTTACCCAGAAGCCCCCGAGGAGTTGTCTCGCCTTGGCACACCAGAGGCCAATGGGCAAGAAGAAAATG ACCTGCCacctggaactccagatgcttttgcccaACTGCTGACCTGCCCCTACTGCGACCGGGGCTACAAGCGCTTGACATCACTGAAGGAACACATCAAGTACCGCCACGAGAAGAATGAAGAGAACTTTTCCTGCCCTCTGTGTAGCTACACGTTTGCCTACCGCACCCAGCTCGAGCGGCATATGGTGACGCACAAGCCAGGGACAGATCAG CACCAAATGCTAACCCAGGGAGCAGGTAATCGCAAATTCAAATGCACAGAGTGTGGCAAGGCCTTCAAGTACAAGCACCATCTGAAAGAGCACCTGCGAATTCACAGTG GTGAAAAACCTTATGAATGCCCAAACTGCAAGAAACGCTTCTCTCATTCTGGTTCCTACAGTTCACACATCAGCAGCAAGAAATGTATTGGCTTAATCTCAGTAAATGGCCGAATGAGAAACAATATCAAGACGGGTTCTTCCCCtaattctgtttcttcttctcctACTAATTCAGCCATTACTCAATTAAGAAACAAGTTGGAGAATGGAAAACCACTTAGTATGTCTGACCAAACAGGCTTacttaaaattaaaacagaaccACTAGATTTCAATGACTATAAGGTTCTTATGGCCACACACGGGTTTAGTGGCACTAGTCCTTTTATGAATGGTGGGCTTGGAGCCACCAGCCCTTTAGGAGTTCACCCATCTGCTCAAAGTCCAATGCAGCACTTAGGTGTAGGGATGGAAGCCCCCTTACTTGGATTTCCCACAATGAATAGTAATTTGAGTGAAGTGCAAAAGGTTCTACAGATTGTGGACAATACGGTTTCTAGGCAAAAGATGGACTGCAAGGCTGAAGAAATTTCAAAGTTGAAAAGTTATCACATGAAGGATCCATGCTCTCAACCTGAGGAACAAGGAGTTACTTCTCCTAATATTCCACCTGTTGGTCTTCCAGTAGTGAGTCATAACGGTGCCACTAAAAGTATTATTGACTATACCCTAGAAAAAGTCAATGAAGCCAAAGCTTGCCTCCAGAGCTTGACTACTGACTCAAGGAGACAGATCAGTAACCTAAAGAAAGAGAAGCTACGCACTCTGATAGATTTGGTCACTGATGATAAAATGATTGAGAACCACAACATATCCACTCCATTTTCATGCCAGTTCTGTAAAGAAAGCTTCCCTGGCCCCATTCCCTTGCATCAGCATGAACGCTACCTATGTAAgatgaatgaagaaatcaaggcaGTCCTGCAACCTCATGAAAACCTAGTGCCCAACAAAGCAGGTGTGTTTGTTGATAATAAAGCCCTCCTCTTGTCATCGGTACTTTCTGAGAAAGGACTGACAAGCCCCATCAACCCATACAAGGACCACATGTCTGTACTCAAAGCATACTACGCTATGAACATGGAGCCTAACTCTGATGAACTGCTGAAAATTTCCATTGCTGTGGGCCTTCCTCAGGAATTTGTGAAGGAATGGTTTGAGCAACGAAAAGTCTACCAGTATTCAAATTCCAGGTCGCCatcactggaaaggaactccaagCCGTTAGCTCCCAATAGTAACCCTCCTGCAAAAGACTCTTTATTACCCAGGTCTCCTGTAAAACCTATGGACTCCATAACATCACCATCTATAGCAGAACTCCACAACAGTGTTACAAATTGTGATCCTCCTCTCAGGCTAACAAAACCTTCACATTTTACCAGTATTAAGCCAGTTGATAAATTGGACCATTCAAGGAGTAATACTCCTTCTCCTTTAAATCTTTCCTCCACATCTTCTAAGAACTCTCACAGTAGTTCGTACACTCCAAACAGCTTCTCTTCTGAGGAGCTGCAGGCTGAGCCTTTGGACTTGTCATTaccaaaacaaatgaaagaacccAAAAGTATTATAGccacaaagaacaaaacaaaagctagTAGCATAAATTTAGACCACAATAGTGTTTCTTCATCATCTGAAAACTCAGATGAGCCTCTGAACTTGACTTTCATCAAGAAGGAGTTTTCAAATTCTAATAATCTGGACAACAAAAGCACTAACCCTGTGTTCAGTATGAACCCATTTAGTGCCAAACCTCTATACACAGCTCTTCCACCACAAAGCGCATTTCCCCCTGCCACCTTCATGCCACCAGTTCAGACCAGCATCCCCGGGCTACGACCATACCCAGGACTGGATCAGATGAGCTTCCTACCACACATGGCCTATACATACCCAACTGGAGCAGCTACATTTGCTGATATGCAGCAAAGGAGGAAGTACCAGAGGAAACAAGGATTCCAG GGAGAATTGCTTGATGGAGCACAAGACTACATGTCAGGCCTAGATGACATGACAGACTCCGACTCCTGTCTGTCTCGAAAGAAGATCAAGAAGACAGAGAgtggcatgtatgcatgtgaCTTATGTGACAAGACATTCCAGAAAAGCAGTTCCCTTCTGCGACATAAATATGAACACACAG GAAAAAGACCACACCAGTGTCAGATTTGTAAGAAAGCGTTtaaacacaagcaccaccttatCGAGCACTCGAGGCTCCACTCGGGCGAGAAGCCCTATCAGTGCGACAAGTGTGGCAAGCGCTTCTCCCACTCGGGCTCCTACTCGCAGCACATGAACCACAGGTACTCGTACTGCAAGCGGGAGGCGGAGGAGCGGGAAGCGGCGGAGCGCGAGGCGCGCGAGAAGGGGCACTTGGAACCCACCGAGCTGCTGATGAACCGGGCTTACTTGCAGAGCATTACCCCGCAGGGGTACTCTGACTCggaggagagggagagtatgCCGAGGGATGGCGAGAGTGAGAAGGAGCacgagaaggagggagaggagggctaCGGGAAGCTGCGGAGACAGGACGGCGACGAGGAGttcgaggaggaagaggaagaaagtgaaaataaaagtatGGATACGGATCCCGAGACGATACGGGATGAAGAGGAGACCGGAGACCACTCCATGGACGACAGCTCGGAGGACGGGAAGATGGAAACCAAATCGGACCGCGAGGAAGACAATATGGAAGACGGCATGTAA